One genomic segment of Apium graveolens cultivar Ventura unplaced genomic scaffold, ASM990537v1 ctg8382, whole genome shotgun sequence includes these proteins:
- the LOC141704893 gene encoding AP2/ERF and B3 domain-containing transcription factor At1g51120-like: MKDLMNVTAHIFGKASGSNSLSHNQSCTKRARHDKTIHSSSFKGVVALMNGNWAARVYVNHNWICKGIFKTEEEADMAYESTTAKLLIDSLDKNLPNTDNIAQEPNFQKQVCIADSLSCRSVNIFEAQRQQDCTRTRLFEKVLNPSDVGRLSRIVIPKIYASCFPCDSHELAFYDQSMTLWNFRYGVCKGSNSHVLSSGWKDFVQAKDLRSADKVIFFKCMHFETWSVVHSSFAVNVEYNANRVQVEEANRVKYVVADGEKSHSKEGVQNFGLEQNHSGNAGTRLEMGIEADHDLNRTDSRKAPENCVMLFGVKIA; encoded by the coding sequence ATGAAGGATCTCATGAATGTCACCGCACATATATTCGGCAAAGCTTCAGGTTCGAACAGTTTGAGTCATAATCAATCATGTACCAAGCGTGCAAGGCATGATAAAACTATTCATAGCTCGAGTTTTAAGGGAGTCGTTGCTCTAATGAATGGAAACTGGGCAGCACGTGTTTATGTAAATCATAACTGGATTTGCAAAGGGATTTTCAAGACAGAGGAGGAAGCTGACATGGCATATGAAAGCACAACCGCCAAACTTTTGATTGATAGCCTCGATAAAAACTTGCCAAACACAGACAACATTGCACAAGAACCAAATTTTCAGAAACAAGTCTGCATTGCTGATAGCCTTTCTTGCAGGTCTGTCAATATTTTCGAGGCACAGAGGCAACAAGATTGTACACGTACCCGTCTATTTGAAAAGGTACTTAATCCTAGCGACGTAGGTAGGCTCTCCAGAATTGTGATTCCGAAAATTTATGCTAGTTGCTTCCCATGCGATTCCCATGAGCTAGCTTTCTATGACCAGTCGATGACACTGTGGAATTTTCGCTATGGTGTCTGTAAGGGAAGTAACAGTCATGTCTTATCTAGTGGCTGGAAAGATTTTGTGCAAGCAAAGGATCTGAGATCAGCGGACAAAGTTATTTTCTTCAAGTGTATGCATTTTGAGACATGGTCAGTTGTTCACAGTTCTTTTGCTGTTAATGTGGAATATAATGCTAATAGAGTACAAGTTGAGGAAGCCAACAGGGTAAAATATGTCGTTGCTGATGGCGAAAAATCGCATTCGAAGGAAGGGGTGCAGAACTTTGGTCTTGAACAGAATCACAGTGGAAATGCAGGTACCAGGCTCGAGATGGGTATCGAGGCTGACCATGACTTGAACAGAACTGATTCCAGGAAAGCACCTGAGAATTGTGTCATGCTTTTCGGGGTGAAAATTGCTTAA
- the LOC141704892 gene encoding uncharacterized protein LOC141704892, producing MESYTTWYFHGEKHNSRVEPETCSGNTRHRDDDMYDASDMLRDFADAHESFWNGEEEPNTTAKKFYDMLDGASEPLYPNCSSSTTLSFVNKLLYFKNKNGCSNKGFDELLQLIGSVLPEKHGLPHTYYDVKKMISGLNMGYEKIDACENDCMLFYKENSKKTCCDICHIDRYKDRKDSEKKLIPRKILRYFPLVPRLQRLYMSEQTAKCMTWHYDRVVVEGQLSHPADGDEWKAFDARFPSDGFDPFRDPLARDYTIWPVVVVVYNLPPSMCMKAPYMFMPLIIPGPTDPTKDLHVYLRPLIDELKMLWHTGVETYDRSLRTNFQMRAALFWTISDFPTLAMLSGWSTKGKLSCHVCNGDVKGFQLKNGGKTSFFGTARYFLEPGDPLRNSTKFGKREVRSVESRYSGSRAKAICDLIHFPHPGKSTKRRPRDYGVTHNWTHYSPFFELPYWETLNLRHNIDVMHTEKNVFENIFYTLLNDRNKTKDNLKVRNDCKELGIRRELWTPDGKTMPPAPFALLREQVDKLLDWIRTLKLPDGYVSNISRCVNLKKYTIQRMKSHDCHIFMQKLLPIVCRDMLPKQVGDAIIELCNFFQDLCPST from the exons ATGGAGTCATACACTACATGGTATTTTCATGGTGAGAAGCATAACTCTCGGGTTGAACCCGAAACATGTTCGGGTAATACTCGTCATAGAGATGATGATATGTATGATGCAAGTGATATGCTTAGAGACTTCGCAGATGCACATGAAAGTTTTTGGAATGGTGAGGAGGAACCCAATACAACAGCAAAAAAGTTTTATGACATGTTGGATGGTGCTTCTGAACCACTTTATCCAAATTGTTCTAGTTCTACCACTTTATCATTCGTGAACAAGTTGTTATATTTTAAGAACAAAAATGGTTGTAGTAATAAGGGGTTTGATGAGTTACTTCAACTCATTGGATCAGTTCTTCCCGAGAAACACGGGCTACCTCACACCTATTATGATGTGAAAAAGATGATTAGTGGATTGAACATGGGATACGAAAAGATTGATGCTTGCGAGAATGATTGCATGTTATTTTACAAAGAAAATAGTAAGAAGACTTGTTGTGACATATGTCATATAGATCGATATAAGGATCGAAAGGATAGCGAGAAGAAGTTGATTCCAAGAAAGATCTTGCGATATTTTCCACTTGTACCGAGACTACAACGTTTATACATGTCTGAGCAAACTGCTAAGTGTATGACGTGGCACTATGACAGAGTTGTAGTTGAAGGTCAACTATCTCAtccagctgatggagatgaatggaaaGCTTTTGATGCTAGATTTCCGAG TGATGGATTTGACCCATTTCGTGATCCATTAGCAAGGGATTACACTATATGGCCTGTAGTGGTGGTTGTTTATAATCTTCCACCATCTATGTGCATGAAAGCTCCTTACATGTTCATGCCTCTCATTATTCCCGGTCCCACTGATCCAACAAAAGATCTACATGTTTATCTCCGTCCATTAATTGATGAGCTGAAGATGTTATGGCATACAGGGGTGGAGACATATGATAGGTCATTACGCACAAATTTTCAGATGAGGGCAGCATTATTTTGGACCATTAGCGACTTTCCGACACTTGCAATGTTAAGTGGATGGTCAACAAAGGGTAAATTATCATGTCATGTATGCAATGGAGATGTTAAAGGGTTTCAACTCAAGAATGGTGGTAAAACTTCTTTCTTTGGCACTGCTCGATATTTTTTGGAACCGGGTGATCCTTTGAGAAATAGCACAAAGTTTGGAAAAAGAGAGGTACGCTCGGTTGAATCTCGATATTCGGGATCCAGGGCAAAGGCCATATGTGATCTTATACATTTTCCTCATCCGGGAAAGTCAACCAAAAGAAGACCCAGGGACTATGGTGTGACTCATAATTGGACTCATTATTCCCCATTTTTTGAGCTCCCGTATTGGGAGACACTCAATCTTCGTCACAATATTGATGTCATGCACACCGAAAAAAATGTTTTCGAAAACATATTCTACACACTGTTGAATGATAGGAATAAGACAAAAGACAACTTAAAAGTAAGGAATGATTGTAAGGAACTTGGTATACGACGTGAGCTATGGACTCCGGATGGAAAGACAATGCCACCTGCTCCTTTTGCTCTCTTGAGGGAACAGGTTGATAAGTTGTTAGACTGGATTCGAACACTTAAACTTCCGGATGGGTATGTTTCAAATATATCTAGGTGTGTGAATCTCAAAAAATATACTATTCAGAGGATGAAATCGCATGACTGCCATATTTTCATGCAAAAATTGTTGCCCATTGTTTGTCGTGACATGCTACCAAAACAAGTTGGTGATGCCATTATTGAGTTGTGTAACTTCTTTCAAGATTTGTGCCCATCCACCTAG